The Oncorhynchus nerka isolate Pitt River linkage group LG12, Oner_Uvic_2.0, whole genome shotgun sequence genome includes a region encoding these proteins:
- the LOC115137969 gene encoding NEDD8: MLIKVKTLTGKEIEIDIEPTDKVERIKERVEEKEGIPPQQQRLIYSGKQMNDEKTAADYKIQGGSVLHLVLALRGGEVLHCPTSLLLAL, translated from the exons ATGTTGATTAAAGTCAAG ACCCTCACAGGGAAGGAAATTGAGATTGACATAGAGCCCACAGAcaag GTGGAGCGGATCAAGGAGCgagtggaggagaaagaggggatccCTCCTCAACAGCAGAGGTTGATCTACAGCGGCAAACAGAT GAACGATGAAAAGACAGCGGCAGACTACAAGATCCAGGGAGGTTCTGTACTACATCTGGTCCTGGcactgagaggaggggaggtccTCCACTGTCCCACGAGCCTTCTGCTCGCCTTGTAA
- the gmpr2 gene encoding GMP reductase 2, with translation MPRIENDIKLDFKDVLLRPKRSTLKSRSEVDLMRSYTFRNSKGSYRGIPIVAANMDTVGTFEMALALSKFTLFTAIHKHYSVDDWKEFATKNQECVQSVAVSTGTGEGDFDRLGEILAAVPQLQYICVDVANGYSEHFVHFVKDVRQKYPTHTIMAGNVVTGEMVEELILAGADIIKVGIGPGSVCTTRKKTGVGYPQLSAVIECADAAHGLGGHIISDGGCTCPGDVSKAFGAGADFVMLGGMLAGHSESGGEVIEKNGKKYKLFYGMSSDTAMKRHAGGVAEYRASEGKTVEVVYKGPVDVTIRDVLGGVRSTCTYVGAGKLKELSRRTTFIRVTQQLNTVFGNDN, from the exons ATGCCTCGCATTGAGAATGACATCAAGTTGGACTTCAAGGACGTGCTCCTCCGTCCGAAACGAAGCACACTCAAGTCCCGTAGTGAG GTGGACCTGATGAGAAGTTACACCTTCAGGAACTCCAAGGGAAGCTACAGAGGGATCCCCATAGTTGCAGCCAACATGGACACCGTCGGCACCTTCGAGATGGCCCTGGCGTTATCCAAG tTCACTCTCTTCACTGCCATTCACAAACACTATTCAGTAGATGACTGGAAGGAGTTTGCAACAAAGAATCAAGAATGTGTACAG agtGTGGCAGTCAGCACAGGGACAGGTGAAGGGGACTTTGACAGACTGGGTGAGATCCTAGCCGCTGTGCCTCAGCTGCAGTACATCTGTGTGGATGTGGCCAATGGCTACTCAGAGCACTTTGTCCACTTTGTCAAAGACGTGCGTCAGAAGTACCCAACACACACCATCATG GCAGGGAATGTGGTTACcggggagatggtggaggagctgaTCCTCGCCGGCGCTGACATCATCAAAGTGGGCATCGGACCAG GGTCTGTGTGCACCACCCGTAAGAAGACCGGGGTGGGCTATCCCCAGCTGAGCGCTGTGATCGAGTGTGCAGACGCTGCCCACGGCCTGGGTGGACACATCATCTCT GATGGTGGGTGCACTTGCCCAGGTGACGTCTCCAAGGCTTTTG GCGCGGGGGCGGACTTTGTGATGCTGGGTGGAATGCTGGCCGGCCACTCAGAGAGCGGGGGCGAGGTCATCGAGAAGAACGGGAAGAAGTACAAGCTGTTCTACGGCATGAGCTCCGACACGGCCATGAAGAGACACGCCGGGGGCGTGGCCGAGTACAG GGCATCTGAGGGGAAGACGGTGGAGGTGGTCTACAAGGGTCCCGTGGACGTAACCATACGCGACGTCCTGGGTGGGGTCCGCTCCACCTGCACCTACGTGGGCGCAGGGAAGCTGAAGGAGCTCAGTCGCAGGACCACCTTCATCAGGGTCACCCAGCAGCTCAACACCGTCTTTGGGAACGATAACTAG
- the LOC115139059 gene encoding tripartite motif-containing protein 5-like: MRRTTPTRQTRFPPPFVEIASTATGIPEVKRNEVYQVLPEIQAVCDMCVYDKKPALKTCIKCEMSMCAQHLEPHLTVPLLLQTHTLTEPIAPGAGGVGAATKCPQHGKILEYYCLDDLTSACMSCAIEDQHRVHNMKTLPKAHKELGEKLKEEQKKLAQRERQIQELGRWDKEQRERLASSSVRLIEGVSVLRDITLTSVKTSVSARIVSINTSKRTMQAALSDGDSFRFLQGYAGVHQAVENARAVDLRKGLEPGADQDRLVQELQQSGGKLVEQMTQLWSSLLALVDPQKKQKAQGSTTMTFDPKSLGRGMSLSQDHRKVFYTPLANLTAHTLLCQDSGSDANPRWVVKLSEDCDWTIGLCVNVSSSGNDNVFALRWQKGQLSSQADLKSQLIYLPGKTAAQPETIPRPIELEVFWDKTSNPPSLSFYSRGRYHQRTELHRMEIKHHQGDLTPFVTLGTGSSSARVRQSSARLLESFNQLNYYGEYGLYGANIQPELQWGCPCGEVHEHPKIQQSFYHQHVSQQDPMCTCKRVIGTPYMGVFCELV, encoded by the coding sequence ATGCGAAGGACAACGCCAACGCGACAGACCCGATTCCCACCACCATTCGTTGAGATAGCTTCAACTGCAACAGGGATCCCAGAAGTGAAAAGGAATGAGGTGTACCAGGTTCTGCCGGAGATCCAGGCTGTTTGTGACATGTGTGTGTATGACAAAAAGCCAGCATTGAAGACCTGCATCAAATGTGAGATGTCCATGTGTGCCCAGCACTTGGAACCACACCTGACAGTGCCATTGCTGTTGCAGACACATACCCTGACTGAACCCATAGCACCGGGGGCTGGGGGAGTTGGGGCAGCCACCAAATGCCCCCAACATGGTAAGATTCTTGAGTACTACTGCTTGGACGACCTAACCAGTGCGTGCATGTCCTGCGCCATCGAGGACCAGCACCGTGTCCACAACATGAAAACCCTGCCTAAGGCACACAAAGAGCTGGGAGAGAAGCTGAAGGAAGAGCAGAAGAAGttggcccagagagagagacagattcagGAACTAGGGAGGTGGGAtaaggagcagagggagaggttgGCTAGCTCCAGTGTCCGGCTCATCGAGGGAGTGTCCGTCCTGCGCGACATCACCCTAACCAGCGTCAAGACCTCCGTCTCAGCTCGCATAGTGTCCATCAATACCTCCAAGAGGACCATGCAGGCTGCCCTGTCTGATGGGGACTCCTTCCGCTTCCTCCAGGGTTATGCAGGGGTGCACCAGGCTGTGGAGAATGCCCGTGCTGTGGATCTGAGGAAGGGGCTGGAGCCTGGGGCCGACCAGGACAGGCTGGTCCAGGAGCTACAGCAGAGTGGAGGAAAGCTTGTGGAGCAGATGACACAGCTTTGGAGTTCTCTGCTGGCTCTGGTCGAcccccaaaaaaaacagaaaGCACAGGGTTCCACCACGATGACCTTTGACCCCAAGAGCTTGGGAAGGGGAATGTCTCTTTCCCAGGACCACAGGAAAGTGTTCTACACCCCGCTTGCCAATCTCACTGCCCATACTCTTCTGTGCCAGGATAGCGGCTCTGATGCCAACCCTAGGTGGGTGGTCAAACTATCTGAGGACTGTGATTGGACCATTGGCTTATGTGTCAACGTTTCTTCTTCTGGGAATGACAACGTTTTTGCTCTGCGCTGGCAGAAGGGCCAACTGAGTTCACAGGCAGACTTAAAGTCTCAGTTAATCTATCTTCCTGGGAAAACTGCAGCTCAACCTGAAACAATACCCCGTCCCATTGAATTAGAAGTGTTCTGGGACAAAACCTCCAACCCACCATCCCTGTCCTTCTACAGCAGGGGCAGATATCACCAGAGGACGGAACTGCACAGAATGGAGATCAAGCATCATCAGGGTGACCTAACTCCCTTTGTCACCCTGGGAACAGGAAGTAGCTCAGCCAGAGTCAGACAGTCCAGTGCCCGACTCCTTGAAAGTTTCAATCAGTTAAATTACTATGGAGAGTACGGTCTCTATGGAGCAAACATTCAGCCAGAGCTGCAGTGGGGGTGCCCATGTGGAGAGGTCCATGAACATCCCAAGATTCAGCAGTCTTTCTATCACCAGCATGTGTCTCAACAGGATCCAATGTGCACATGTAAGAGAGTTATCGGTACGCCGTATATGGGGGTGTTCTGTGAACTGGTGTaa